The genomic DNA GCGCGGCCTGAGCGTCAACCGTTATGTCCTGTCGCTCCTGCGACATGCGTTGGGACTTGAGAGCGGCAACGGGAAGGAAGCACCCAGATCGTACCACGACCTGGATCACCTGGCCGGCACGTGGACAGAACAGGATTGCGAGGAATTCGAGCAGCAACTGGCAACCCAGCGGGGCATTGACGAAGACCTATGGCGCTGAATAGCCTCCTGCTCGACACATCAGCCTACTCGGTCTTTAGGCGAGGCCACCCTCAAGTAGTCCAGGCGCTCCAGGAGGCAAAAACGATCTTGATCCCGGCTACCGTGCTGGGGGAATTGCTGGCCGGCTTTGCAGCTGGCAGCCGCCGGGAAGATAATCGCAGCGAGTTGGAGGAATTCCTCCGTAGCGCTCGTGTGCATACGGTTCCCATTGGTACCCTCACCGCCGAACGCTACGCTCACATCTA from Chloroflexota bacterium includes the following:
- a CDS encoding type II toxin-antitoxin system VapC family toxin, which translates into the protein MALNSLLLDTSAYSVFRRGHPQVVQALQEAKTILIPATVLGELLAGFAAGSRREDNRSELEEFLRSARVHTVPIGTLTAERYAHIYAYLRGIGRPIPTNDLWIAASAMEHGSELLTTDRHYLDVPQIIVRYVTSSE